A window of Aliarcobacter trophiarum LMG 25534 contains these coding sequences:
- a CDS encoding helix-turn-helix domain-containing protein — protein MKSCIFKNLKLDFIELRYVEDIKDCVKMHIHEELTITAIKKGSLNLIFNDTCIELKPNEITIINSQVPHSATTNEKSKDGYVLYLKKEYLQKLDFNFLSAFELIKNKNIYKSFIKLSDCLLDTKVSLIEKEEELYLFCFTFFSFEQTQQNYKEESILAMKIKRYLDENYLEELILDELALKFDLTVVHLIRVFKKEFGLPIHSYILNKKVHLAKELLVSNISISQIAQNSGFFDQSHLNRSFKRIFQITPKAYQKNIFPKC, from the coding sequence ATGAAAAGTTGCATATTTAAGAATCTAAAATTAGACTTTATAGAGTTACGATATGTAGAAGATATAAAAGATTGTGTAAAGATGCATATACACGAAGAACTTACAATCACTGCAATAAAAAAAGGTTCATTAAATCTTATTTTCAATGATACTTGTATTGAACTAAAACCAAATGAAATTACTATTATAAATAGTCAAGTTCCTCATAGTGCAACAACAAATGAAAAATCAAAAGATGGTTATGTTTTGTACTTAAAAAAAGAGTATTTACAAAAATTAGATTTTAATTTTTTATCAGCTTTTGAGTTAATCAAAAATAAAAATATATATAAAAGTTTTATAAAATTATCTGATTGTTTACTTGATACTAAAGTTTCTTTGATAGAAAAAGAGGAGGAACTTTATCTATTTTGTTTTACATTTTTCTCTTTTGAACAAACACAACAAAACTATAAAGAAGAGTCAATTTTAGCTATGAAGATAAAAAGGTATTTAGATGAAAATTATCTTGAAGAGCTTATCTTAGATGAGTTAGCTTTGAAGTTTGATTTAACAGTTGTTCATCTAATACGAGTATTTAAAAAGGAGTTTGGGCTTCCAATTCATTCATATATTTTAAATAAAAAAGTACATCTTGCAAAAGAGTTATTAGTGTCAAATATCTCTATTTCTCAAATAGCACAAAATAGTGGTTTTTTTGACCAAAGCCACTTAAATAGAAGCTTTAAAAGAATCTTTCAAATTACACCAAAAGCGTATCAAAAAAATATTTTTCCAAAATGTTAA
- a CDS encoding arginase family protein produces the protein MKFRSLKEDIEILEKGLPPKKDDGFLGGKLDPKEASLIILPVPWEATVSYGEGTAKAASSFKEASHQLDLENYHYIKPYKAGITMLDYSKRIKKLSIVARKKAIKVIEALEISKEDKKSLAFVNEASKYLNDYVYKKSMETIENGKFAALVGGDHSTPYGQIKAINDSTKEDFGILHIDAHHDLREAYEGFTYSHASIFYNVLKDCSKVSKLVQIGIRDYSSEEAKRMTNLEKKGACLYDTDMQCQLASGKSLEDIFLPYIEQLPQNVYLSVDIDGLEPLNCPNTGTPVPSGLRYGELEHLIFMIVKSGKKIIGFDLCEVGDNEWDLNVGARVLYNLCGALLSSQGKIEFK, from the coding sequence ATGAAATTTAGAAGCTTAAAAGAGGATATAGAAATTTTAGAAAAAGGGCTTCCTCCAAAAAAAGATGATGGTTTTTTGGGAGGAAAACTTGATCCCAAAGAGGCTAGTTTAATAATTCTTCCTGTTCCATGGGAAGCAACTGTATCTTATGGGGAAGGAACTGCAAAAGCTGCAAGTAGTTTTAAAGAAGCTAGTCACCAACTAGATTTAGAAAATTATCACTATATAAAGCCTTATAAAGCTGGAATTACAATGTTAGATTATTCAAAAAGAATAAAAAAACTAAGTATTGTTGCAAGAAAAAAAGCTATAAAAGTAATAGAAGCTTTAGAGATCTCAAAAGAGGACAAAAAATCTTTAGCCTTTGTAAATGAAGCTTCAAAATACTTAAATGATTATGTATATAAAAAGAGTATGGAAACTATAGAAAATGGAAAATTTGCTGCTTTAGTTGGAGGTGACCACTCAACTCCTTATGGACAAATAAAAGCTATAAATGACTCAACGAAAGAAGATTTTGGAATACTTCATATAGATGCCCATCATGATTTAAGAGAGGCTTATGAAGGTTTTACTTACTCTCATGCATCTATTTTTTATAATGTTTTAAAAGATTGTTCTAAGGTCTCAAAGCTAGTACAAATAGGGATTAGAGACTATAGTAGCGAAGAAGCAAAAAGAATGACTAATTTAGAAAAAAAAGGAGCTTGTCTATACGATACAGATATGCAATGCCAACTAGCAAGTGGGAAATCTCTTGAAGATATCTTTTTACCATACATTGAACAACTACCACAAAATGTATATCTATCTGTTGATATAGATGGACTTGAACCTTTAAACTGCCCAAATACAGGAACTCCAGTTCCAAGTGGATTAAGATATGGAGAGCTTGAACATCTTATCTTTATGATTGTAAAAAGTGGAAAAAAAATCATTGGATTTGATTTATGCGAAGTTGGAGATAATGAGTGGGATTTAAATGTTGGAGCTAGAGTTTTATATAATCTTTGCGGAGCATTACTTTCAAGCCAAGGAAAAATAGAATTTAAATAA
- a CDS encoding DoxX family protein, whose protein sequence is MRCCENKLSYILNEEIGKLILRVSIAGLMLFHGIAKFLNGIDGIKFLVTQAGLPEFFAYGVYLGEILFPILIILGLFTRISSLFFALTMVFAIFLAHSSDLFVLGKTGGPVIELPLLYLLASVSIMFIGAGKYSLDAKCNKSCKNN, encoded by the coding sequence ATGAGATGTTGTGAAAATAAATTATCTTATATTTTAAATGAAGAGATAGGAAAATTAATTTTAAGAGTAAGTATAGCAGGACTTATGCTATTTCATGGTATTGCTAAATTTTTAAATGGAATTGATGGTATCAAATTTTTAGTTACTCAAGCTGGTTTACCAGAATTTTTTGCTTATGGTGTATATTTAGGAGAGATTCTTTTCCCTATTTTAATTATTCTAGGTCTATTTACTAGAATTTCATCTCTATTTTTTGCATTAACAATGGTTTTTGCTATTTTCTTAGCTCATAGTTCAGATTTATTTGTTTTAGGAAAAACTGGTGGTCCTGTGATTGAGTTACCTTTATTATATCTTTTAGCTTCAGTTTCTATTATGTTTATTGGGGCTGGGAAATATAGTTTAGATGCAAAATGTAATAAAAGTTGTAAAAACAACTAA
- a CDS encoding 2-isopropylmalate synthase codes for MSFKKYKQYPIVKNFKREWADKTITKAPIYCSVDLRDGNQALINPLTVEQKLEYFKALVKMGFKQIEVSYPSASDTDFNFTRKLIEEDLVPDDVAIQILIPSKKEWIKKSVEAMKDVKNGIFHLYNPTNEFQRRVVFQKSDDEIIQMAVEAMQYLGELTKDFEGKVTYQYSPESFSQTDLEFAVKICNEVIDVVKPTIDKKMIINLPNTLEACTANVYADRIEWMCKNLNYREALIISVHPHNDRGTSVASAELAVLAGAQKVEGTLFGNGERAGNLDIINFAFNIYSQGIDPKLDLSIIDEVKDMYEDKTGILVHPRHPFVGDMIFTAFSGGHQDAIKKGIDFYRQTNSKIWNVPYLPIDPKDIKRGYEKVIRVNSQSGKGGVSFIISEFLGVNINKDEAIKFGLVIKEESDRLKRELKRDEIIELYKKHISEQNEAFYN; via the coding sequence ATGAGTTTCAAAAAATATAAGCAATATCCAATTGTTAAAAATTTCAAAAGAGAATGGGCAGATAAAACTATAACAAAAGCACCAATTTATTGTAGTGTAGATTTAAGAGATGGAAATCAAGCCTTGATAAACCCTTTAACTGTTGAACAAAAATTGGAGTATTTTAAAGCTTTAGTAAAAATGGGTTTTAAACAAATAGAAGTTAGTTATCCAAGTGCTAGTGATACAGATTTTAACTTTACTAGAAAATTAATAGAAGAGGACTTAGTTCCTGATGATGTAGCCATTCAGATTTTAATTCCTTCAAAAAAAGAGTGGATTAAAAAAAGCGTTGAAGCTATGAAAGATGTAAAAAATGGAATCTTCCATTTATACAATCCAACAAATGAGTTTCAAAGAAGAGTTGTTTTTCAAAAAAGTGATGATGAAATAATACAAATGGCAGTTGAAGCTATGCAATATTTAGGTGAACTTACAAAAGATTTTGAAGGAAAGGTAACTTATCAATATTCACCAGAAAGCTTTTCTCAAACAGATTTAGAGTTCGCTGTAAAAATTTGCAATGAAGTTATAGATGTAGTAAAACCAACTATTGATAAGAAGATGATAATAAACTTACCAAATACCCTTGAAGCTTGCACAGCGAATGTATACGCAGATAGAATAGAGTGGATGTGTAAGAATTTAAATTATCGTGAAGCTTTGATTATTAGTGTTCATCCTCATAATGATAGAGGAACTTCAGTAGCAAGTGCTGAGTTAGCTGTACTTGCAGGTGCTCAGAAAGTTGAGGGAACACTATTTGGAAATGGTGAAAGGGCAGGGAACTTAGATATAATAAATTTTGCTTTTAATATTTATTCACAAGGAATTGACCCAAAACTTGATTTATCAATAATCGATGAAGTAAAAGATATGTATGAAGATAAAACGGGAATTTTGGTACATCCAAGACATCCTTTTGTTGGCGATATGATATTTACTGCTTTTAGTGGAGGACATCAAGATGCTATCAAAAAAGGAATAGATTTTTATAGACAAACAAATAGTAAAATTTGGAATGTACCATATTTACCAATAGATCCAAAAGATATAAAAAGAGGATATGAAAAAGTTATACGTGTAAACTCTCAATCAGGAAAAGGAGGAGTAAGTTTTATAATAAGTGAATTTTTAGGTGTAAATATAAATAAAGATGAAGCTATAAAATTTGGTTTAGTCATAAAAGAAGAATCAGATAGATTAAAAAGAGAGTTGAAAAGAGATGAAATAATAGAGCTTTATAAAAAACATATAAGTGAACAAAATGAAGCTTTTTATAACTGA
- a CDS encoding superoxide dismutase produces the protein MKHELMKLPYASLAPLMSDETLEYHHGKHHNTYVTNLNNLIAGTKFEEMSLEDIVKKSEGGLFNNAAQVFNHDFFFNGLTPTQGAIPANVEAALTKAFGSVDKFKEEFTAKAIGQFGSGWAWLVLDGANLKIVTTSNAGCPITDGLKPVLTCDVWEHAYYIDTRNARPKFLENFWKLVNWDVVAKKLA, from the coding sequence ATGAAACACGAATTAATGAAATTACCATATGCAAGTTTAGCTCCACTTATGTCAGATGAGACTTTAGAGTATCATCATGGGAAACATCACAATACTTATGTTACAAATTTAAATAACCTAATTGCAGGGACAAAATTTGAAGAAATGAGTCTTGAAGATATTGTAAAAAAATCTGAAGGTGGATTATTTAATAATGCTGCTCAAGTGTTTAACCACGATTTCTTTTTCAATGGTTTAACTCCAACTCAAGGTGCAATTCCAGCAAATGTTGAAGCTGCTTTAACAAAAGCTTTTGGAAGTGTTGATAAATTTAAAGAAGAGTTTACAGCTAAAGCTATTGGACAATTTGGTTCAGGATGGGCTTGGTTAGTTCTTGATGGAGCTAATTTAAAAATTGTTACAACTTCAAATGCAGGATGTCCAATAACTGATGGATTAAAACCTGTTTTAACATGTGATGTGTGGGAACATGCATACTATATTGATACAAGAAATGCAAGACCAAAATTCTTAGAAAATTTCTGGAAACTTGTAAACTGGGATGTAGTAGCTAAAAAACTAGCATAA